The DNA window AGCCCCGCTGTATCTCGGTCAAAGTTACAAGGGGAAGGCTTTAAAAGAGGGGGGTCATTTTGTCCAGCGTCACTATTACCAGTAGTATCGAAGTCCACTCCGAGGCGACCATGAAGTCAAATGAAAAgcaaactcttttctttttagtgactttttgtgttttatttctgggtCTCGGTGCAGACCCACAAGGTAAGTAGGAGGgttaaaacatttctttgcacATTTACGTCGGCAACAACAATCGTATAAGTTACGACGAGACATGTGATCATGTACTGCACCGGTAATCTGAATAACACAAACATCCCCTTTGCCTgcaatgaatatgttttaagtTGCGTTCTCATTCTGGCATTAATCTACGCTGCATTTTACCCACGTGTCATTGGttcaaatgtgaacatttataATGACTCATTCTGGTAAATTACTGCAGTGTAATGACTGTGTATATGATAAGATCAGcccttcttttcatcttttaattgtagaaaataGTAAGAACAAAAATAGAATTAATAGCCTTATACAAAACAAGGTAGCTCTTTTTAAATAGACATCTTGCTGAAATCATttgtttcatgttaaaataataacacaaatcaAAATGTGTGCTATAGTCATTCAGTGCAGTAGTTCACTAACTTCAACAGGTTGTATCTCAGTAAGCTCTCAGTAGATAACttgtgttgccatggttttCCACCATAAACCTGCTCTGCATCATCAATGTATTCAATTTAAGAACAGTTTGTCTCAGAGTTAGAATCTGTAATTCTAGACATTATAATGACTCCTTGTTTGTGCTGCTTGCTTTGTTCAATCAGTGTTCACAAACCTTGAAGATATCAAATTTCACAATTAAGAATATCAAACCTGCTTTGCATAACTATTGTTAAATGGAAAGTTACacttgctaatgctaacacagctacacacacctCTATCTGTGTCAACGTGAAGCTACAACCACGTGTTGCATAGTTGGAAGAATTTGTGTTTGCACCTGATTTTAAGTGAGAAATTGAATCACTAATCAGTGATGTGATATATTGTGATTCTGACTGAGTTATAATATCCTGATAGCACCTGAGGTCCACACAAAGCTCGGGAGCCTAAGAGGTGAGTATGTGAGTGTAAAGGGGAAGGAGACTGGAGTCCATGCTTTCCTGGGAGTGCCATTTGCAAAGCCACCCGTTGGCGCTTCCCTGCGACTGGCCGCACCTCAGCCTGTAGAAGCATGGGAGGGAGTAAGAAAAGCCACCCAACAACCGCCCATGTAGGTTTTTTTATTCTAGTTTTTAGATTCTACACTTGAAGGTTTTATGTCCAGTACctattaattatatattaaatatatttcccAGGTGCGTTCAGTATAGAAAACTTATGGTGGATCTGCTTGGTAAACTGGAGTTGTTGGTGGATGACCTACCAGACATTTCAGAAGACTGTCTCTACCTCAACATCTACACGCCTGCAAATAGAGCGCATGATGCCAAACTCCCAGTAAGAACCCTTTGCTTCGGATTTGGAGTAATGCTGCAGTGATTTAGTTGTTTAGTTGCGATTATGTGGTGAACTcagttggaaaataaaaatgtcctttgttgttattttactagGTCATGGTGTGGATCCATGGTGGGGGCTTCATTTTGGGCTCAGCTTCTGTGTATGATGGCTCTGCCCTGGCTGCTTACCAGGATGTGgttgtggttctggtccagtatCGCTTGGGACTTCTGGGTTTTCTCAGGTAAACAGATGCAGGTTAACATGactgtgatcattttctgttGTACTTCTTTTCTACTCTGTTTCCTGTGGTGGAATGGACCCTGTCAGACTATAACTCCATGTCCTGTCCAGCACTGCAGATGAACACATGCCAGGGAACTTTGGCCTGTTGGACCAGGTAGAAGCTCTGAGGTGGGTCCAGCAGCACATTCACAACTTTGGAGGAGACCCAGATTTAGTTACCATATTTGGAGAGTCTGCTGGTGGAGTGAGCGTGTCCCTCTTGGTAAGGATTGTTCTACAGGGAAAGTACCtcaaacttattatttatttatttatttttactaatatgttatatgttgtttttctttctgatcaACAGCTTCTCTCTCCATTGTCCAATGGCCTGTTCCACCATGCCATTGCAGAGAGTGGCACAGCTTCAATGGACATACTTATAGATGGAAATCCTCTTCCGGCAACGCAGGTTAATTTTcaatttgctctttttttttttttcatttcatttttgatgtACATCTTTATCAaagaatatttgtttttccaaatggCTGAAACCCACCCCTCACATCTGTCTTCAGATGGTCGCAAATTCATCTGACTGTAGCCTCGAGAGCACAAAGAGCATTGCTGATTGCATGAAAAACCTTGATATTGAAACTATAGTTGCAGTTGGGCAGGTGAGATGATGATTGAAAAACAGATTCATACCATTGCTCTGAGATCCTTTTACACGTGCTGTCTCATCTTTCACATATTCTATTCTTCTCAAGGATGAAAGAGCGAGATTTCCCATAACTGTTGATGGACACTTCCTGAAAAAACCTGTGGCCGAGTTGTTCAGTAAACACGAACTCCTCACTGTACCATTCATGACTGGCGTCAATAGTGATGAAGGAGGGTGGCTACTTGCTAATGTAAGTGCACATCAaagttttgtattgttttcctttttgtgcaTATGTGAGATGTTAATTGCAGCTGCCTCTGCCCTTAGGCCTTTGGTCCTCCAAACTGGACAGAAGGAGTAGATCGGGAACATGTTACAAACATGTTGTCAATATTCTACCCTGATGTAAGATAAGACACATCATGATGTTGCACTATTACTGTTCCTTAACATGCTTAAAGGTCTGTGACTGATGTGTCGCTCACTTTCTCAAGCCTAAAGATGCCATCATGAGGAACATTGTAGTAGACGAGTATGTTGGAAATGGTGACGATCGTGTGAAAAATAGAGAGGGGCTTACGGAGTTACTTGGAGATCTGTTATTTAACATTCCAGCCGTTAAAGCGGCTAATGCACACAGAGGTACCTTTTATGCATGATTATGCAAATTTATGCTCAAAGTACATAACATTTACTATCACACACATTTATAAGCAAATGTAACCCCGCCCCATTTCATATACCAGATGCAGGTGCGGCTGTATACCTGTACCACTATAAGTATCCTCCCAAAATACTGCAGAAGAAAAGGCCCAGCTTTGTTGGGAGTGACCATGCAGACGAAATCTTGGCGGTGTTGGGATTTTGCTTCACGACTACCCATGTCAAATTGCCTGGTAAGTGCCATATAGACTTATCACATACTGgactgtctttgtgttttgtggagtgCAAAACATTTTACGAGATCATCAACATTTCAGAGCCATGCCTTGAAGAAGAGGAACAGTTTAGCAGAGCCCTGATGAGCTACTGGGGAAATTTTGCTCGCAAAGGGTAGGAATTACCACCTTATCATAGGTTATAGTGTACATGAAGATACCAGAAATGTATTCATACAGTGActtgcgtatgtgtgtgtttagatctCCTAATGGGAACGGACTAGTCCATTGGCCAAAGTATGGGGCAGAAGAGAAGTACCTGGAAATCGATTTAAAGGCGCAAGTTGTTGGTCAGGACCTGAGGAAGGAGAAGTTTGTCTTTCTGACTCAGACAGTCCCAGAGAAGACAAAACAGTTAAAGGAGGATGTGGATCACTCCGAGCTGTAGACCAGTCACACCCATCACAATTCATTTACAGAAAGtctaaaaaaatgtgttttttagaCACATTAGATATAAgatgttaaacaaaaaaacaatgatgattTGCATGACACTAAGTCTTTATTAATCACAGGTTTTCTGAAATGGACAATGGTTAAAAATGCACCAATTACAGTATTTTGCATACTTCAGGGGGAAaatggtaaaaagaaaataaactgacaaaaaaaatgagttgatgattttcatttcatcacagGTTTTCTGAAAGTTAATGTTTAAGAATGAAAATGGTTGAATATGCACCAGTTGGCACATTATCTTTCTGGTGAAGAAAACATTGGATAAAGTTCAAAATTCCagttctgctttgttttgtgtttttgacataAAAGATTTGGGATATCTTGTTCTTTCACTCCATAAATcaggaaacacagacatcaacacacTTTCAGCATGTTATTTAGGAataaagtgttatttaaatcaGGCCATGAAAGATGAGTACTGTATGAATAACCCCCTGTGTAAAAAATCTTCCAGTTATAAATGGTTATGAACCCAGAAATGTTTATGTAAGAGCTAcagaagtggagatttctggcttaGTGTATAAGGGAAAAAAGCTCTTTGAAAATATATGCAAGAAAATTCCTAAATTTCCATTGGAACCACAACTTTCTTGCACTGAGTTTTATTTACACGTGCAAAATAGGTATCATCTAATTAAGTTGTAGTTTACAGATAGACACAATCTAGTAAAATCAGCACAACTCCAGGCAGCGTGGCTTTATGTAGACGCGTAGAGTGACATGTAAGAATTTAGTGGCAGATTAGTCAACTTTACTTGTCGACTTTACGTCATGCGCCATGGCGACCCGTCaccgatcacgtgacaataacaacacgcAGGATGGAACGAATCGGAGAAGACCATCgggagaagacagatgaggTATGCTTATTACGGCCCAGTGGGTCCTTGCAGCAAACTTAAAGCTGCTCATCAAATACGTGGAAATGCTTcattaaagatgaagcccattctaccgtgacatgtcggtcctgaaatacaacaaatgccCACATTCTCTCAGCGACAATTAACAACTTCAATAGAGAAATGGAGACAACAACAGCTTTACAAGCAAAGACTATGAACAGACTTTGGAATAAATATAGCCCAGGACCTGACCGATGAGTGAACCAGGCTGTGGTTACAGTACAGACAATCTGCTTGTTTCTCATCAGCTGTTGCGTTGACGGTGTAACGTCACTTCTTCCTGTATTACTATATTGTGTTCAGCCCCGCTGTATCTCGGTCAAAGTTACAAGGGGAAGGCTTTAAAAGAGGGGAGTCATTTTGTCCAGCGTCACTTTTACCAGTAGTATCGAAGTCCACTCCGAGGCGACCATGAAGTCAAATGAAAAgcaaactcttttctttttagtgactttttgtgttttatttctgggtCTCGGTGCAGACCCGCAAGGTAAGTAGGAGGGTTAAAgcatttatttgcacatttacgTCGGCAACAACAATCGTATAAGTTACGACGAGACATGTGATCATGTACTGCACCGGTAATCTGAATAACACAAACATCCCCTTTGCCTgcaatgaatgtgttttaagtTGCGTTCTCATTGTGGCATTAATCTACGCTGCATTTTACCCACATGTCATTGGttcaaatgtgaacatttataATGACTCATTCTGGTAAATTACTGCAGTGTAATGACTGTGTATATGATAAGATCAGcccttcttttcatcttttaattgtagaaaatagtaagaaaaaaatagaattaataGCCTTATACAAAACAAGGTAGCTCTTTTTAAATAGACATCTTGCTGAAATCATttgtttcatgttaaaataataacacaaatcaAAATGTGTGCTATAGTGGTTCAGTGCATTAGTTCACTAACTTCAACAGGTTGTATCTCAGTAAGCTCTCAGTAGATAACttgtgttgccatggttttCCACCACAAACCTGCTCTGCATCATCAATGTATTCAATTTAAGAACAGTTTGTCTCAGAGTTAGAATCTGTAATTCTAGACATTATAATGACTCCTTGTTTGTGCTGCTTGCTTTGTTCAACCAGTGTTCACAAACCTTGAAGATATCAAATTTCACAATTAAGAATATCAAACCTGCTTTGCATAACTATTGTTAAATGGAAAGTTACacttgctaatgctaacacagctacacacacctCTATCTGTGTCAACGTGAAGCTACAACCACGTGTTGCATAGTTGGAAGAATTTGTGTTTGCACCTGATTTTAAGTGAGAAATTGAATCACTAATCAGTGATGTGATATATTGTGATTCTGACTGAGTTATAATATCCTGATAGCACCTGAGGTCCACACAAAGCTCGGGAGCCTGAGAGGTGAGTATGTGAGTGTAAAGGGGAAGGAGACTGGAGTCCATGCTTTCCTGGGAGTGCCATTTGCAAAGCCACCCCTTGGCGCTTCCCTGCGACTGGCTGCACCTCAGCCTGTAGAAGCATGGGAGGGAGTAAGAAAAGCCACCCAACAACCGCCCATGTAGGTATTTTTATTCTAGTTTTTAGATTCTACACTTAAAGGTTTTATGTCCAGTACATATTGACCAATTGAATATATTTCCCAGGTGTGTTCAGTATAGAAAACGTATGGTGGATCTGCTTGGAGAACTGGAGTTGTTGGTGGATGACCTACCAGACATTTCAGAAGACTGTCTCTACCTCAACATCTACACGCCTGCAAATAGAGCGCATGATGCCAAACTCCCAGTAAGAACCCTTTGCTTCGGATTTGGAGTAATGCTGCAGTGATTTAGTTGTTTAGTTGCGATTATGTGGTGAACTcagttggaaaataaaaatgtcctttgttgttattttacaagGTCATGGTGTGGATCCATGGTGGGGGCTTTGTTTTGGGCTCAGCTTCTGTGTATGATGGCTCTGCCCTGGCTTCTTACCAGGATGTGgttgtggttctggtccagtatCGCTTGGGGCTTCTGGGTTTTCTCAGGTAAACAGATGCAGGTTAACATGactgtgatcattttctgttGTACTTCTTTTCTACTCTGTTTCCTGTGGTGGAATGGACCCTGTCAGACTATAACTCCATGTCCTGTCCAGCACTGCAGATGAACACATGCCAGGGAACTTTGGCCTGTTGGACCAGGTAGAAGCTCTGAGGTGGGTCCAGCAGCACATTCATAACTTTGGAGGAGACCCAGATTTAGTTACCATATTTGGAGAGTCTGCTGGTGGAGTGAGCGTATCCCTCTTGGTAAGGATTGTTCTACAGGGAAAGTACCTCagacttattatttatttatttatttttaccaatatgttatatgttgtttttctttctgatcaACAGCTTCTTTCTCCATTGTCCAATGGCCTGTTCCACCATGCCATTGCAGAGAGTGGCACAGCTTCAATGGACATACTTATAGATGATAATCCTCTTCCGGCAACGCAGGTTAATTTTCAATctgctcatctttttttttttttcatttcatttttggtgTACATCTTTATCAaagaatatttgtttttccaaatggCTGAAACCCACCCCTCACATCTGTCTTCAGGTGGTAGCAAATTCATCTGGCTGTAGCCTCGAGAGCACAAAGAGCATTGCTGGTTGCATGAAAAGCCTTGATATTGAAACTATAGTTGCAATTGGGCAGGTGAGATAATGATTGAAAAACAGATTTATACCATTGCTCTGAGATCCTTTTACCCGTGCTGTCTCATCTTTCACACATTCTATTCTCTCAAGAATGAAAGAGTTAGATTTCCCTTAACTGTTGATGGACACTTCCTGAAAAAACCTGTGGCCGAGTTGTTCAGTAAACACGAATTCCTCACTGTACCATTCATGACTGGCGTCAATAGCGATGAAGGAGGGTGGCTACTTGCTAATGTAAGTGCACATCAaagttttgtattgttttcctttttgtgcaTATGTGAGATGTTAATTGCAGCTGCCTCTGCCCTTAGGCCTTTGGTGGTTCAAACTGGACAGAAGGAGTAGATCGGGAACATGTTACAAACATGTTGTCAATATTCTACCCTGATGTAAGATAAGACACATCATGATGTTGCACTATTACTGTTCCTTAACATGCTTAAAGGTCTGTGACTGATGTGTCGCTCACTTTCTCAAGCCTAAAGATGCCATCATGAGGAACATTGTAGTAGACGAGTATGTTGGAAATGGTGACGATCGTGTGAAAAATAGAGAGGGGTTTACGGAGTTACTTGGAGATCTGTTATTTAACATTCCAGCCGTTAAAGCGGCTAATGCACACAGAGGTACCTTTTATGCATGATTATGCAAATTTATGCTCAAAATCAGTACATAACATTTACTGTCACACACGTTTATAAGCCAATGTTTCATATACCAGATGCAGGTGCGGCTGTATACCTGTACCAGTATCAGTATCCTCCCAAAatactgcagaaaaaaaggccCAGCTTTGTTGGGAGTGACCACGGAGACGAAGTCTTGGCGGTGTTGGGATTTTGCTTCACGACTACCCATGTCAAATTGCCTGGTAAGTGCCATATAGACTTATCACATACTGgactgtctttgtgttttgtggagtgCAAAACATTTTACGAGATCATCAACATTTCAGAGCCATGCattgaagaagaggaacagTTTAGCAGAGCCCTGATGAGCTACTGGGGAAATTTTGCTCGCAAAGGGTAGGAATTACCACCTTATCATAGGTTATAGTGTACATGAAGATACCAGAAACGTATTCATACAGTGActtgcgtatgtgtgtgtttagatctCCTAATGGGAACGGACTGGTCCATTGGCCAAAGTATGGGGCAGAAGAGAAGTACCTGGAAATCGATTTAAAGACCCAAGTTGTTGGTCAGGACCTGAGGAAGGAGAAGTTTGTCTTTCTGACTCAGACAGTCCCAGAGAAGACAAAACAGTTAAAGGAGGATGTGGATCACTTCGAGCTGTAGACCAGTCACACCCATCACAATTCATTTACAGAAGGTCTaaaaaaacctgtgtttttTAGACACATTagatgtaaaatgttttaaaaaaacgaTGATCACCATGAGTGCTAATGATTTTCATGACACTAATTCTTTATTAATCACAGGTTTTCTGAAATGGACAATGGTTAAATATGCACCAATTACAGTATTTTGCATACTTCAGGGGGAAaatggtaaaaagaaaataaactgacaaaaaaaatgagttgatgattttcatttcatcacagGTTTTCTGAAAGTTAATGTTTAAGAATGAAAATGGTTGAATATGCATCAGTTGGCACATTATCTTTCTGGTGAAGAAAACATTGGATAAAGTTCAAAATTCCagttctgctttgttttgtgtttttgacataAAAGATTTGGGATATCTTGTTCTTTCACTCcataaatcagaaaacacagacatcaacacacTTTCAGCATGTTATTTAGGAttaaagtgttatttaaatcaGGCCATGAAAGATGAGTACTGTATGAATAACCCCCTGTGTAAAAAAATTTCCAGCTATAGATGGTTATGAACCCAGAAATGTTCATGTAAGAGCTAcagaagtggagatttctggcttaGTATATAAGGGAAAAAAAGCTCTGAAAATATATGCAAGAAAATTCCTAAATTTCCATTGGAACCACAACTTTCTTGCACTGAGTTTTATTTACACGTGCAAAATAGGTATCATCTAATTAAGTTGTAGTTTACAGATATTTCCCATAGACACAATCTAGTAAAATTAGCACAACTCCGGGCAGCGTGGCTTCATGTACACTTGTAGAGTGACATGTTGTAGGAATTTAGTGGCAGATTAGTCAATTTTACTTGTCGACTTTACGTCATGCGATCACGTGGCAATAACAACACGCAGGATGGAACGAATCGGAGAAGACCATCGGGAAAAGACAGGTGAGGTATGCTTATTACGGCCCAGTGGGTCCTTGCAGCAAACTTGAAGCGGTTCATCAGATACGTGGAAATGCTTcattaaagatgaagcccattctaccgtgacatgtcggtcctgaaatacaacaaatgccCACATCCTCTCATTGGCAATGGACAACTGCAAGAGAGAAATGGAGACAACAACAGCTTTCAACAGCTTTACAAGCAAAGACTATGAACAGACTTCGGAATAAATATAGCCCATGACCTGACCGATGAGTGAACCAGGCTGTGGTTACAGTACAGACAATCTACTTGTTTCTTATCAGCTGTTGCGTTGTCGGAGTAACGTCATTTCTTCCTGTATTACTATATTGTGTTCAGCCCCGCTGTATCTCGGTCAAAGTTACAAGAGGAAGGCTTTAAAAGAGGGAGTCCTTTTGTCCAGCGTCACTATTACCGGTAGTATCGCAGTCCACTCCGAGGCGACCATGAAGTCAAATGAAAagcaaacttttttctttttagtgactttttgtgttttatttctgggtCTCGGTGCAGACCCACAAGGTAAGTAGGAGGgttaaaacatttctttgcacATTTACGTCGGCAACGACAATCATATTAGACACAACGAGACATGTGATCGTGTACTGCACTGGTAATCTGAATAACACAAACATCCTCTTTGCTTacaatgaatatgttttaaattgCGTTCTCATTCTGGCATTAATCTACGCTACCTTTCACCTACATATCACGGGTCAAATGAGGACATTTATAATGACTCATTCTGGTAAATTACTGCAGCgtaatgactgtgtgtgtatgataAGATTAGcgcttcttttcatcttttaattgtAGGAAATAGTAAGAACAAAAATAGAATTAATAGCCTTATACAAAACAATGTAGCTCTTTTTAAATAGACATATTATTGAAATCATttgtttcatgttaaaataataacacaaatcaAAATGTGTGCTATAGTCATTCAGTGCATTAGTTCACTAACTTCAACAGGTTGTATCTCAGTAAGCTCTTAGTCGATAACttgtgttgccatggttttCCACCACAAACCTGCTCTGCATCATCAATATATTCAATTTAAGAACAGTTTGT is part of the Mugil cephalus isolate CIBA_MC_2020 chromosome 10, CIBA_Mcephalus_1.1, whole genome shotgun sequence genome and encodes:
- the LOC125014561 gene encoding cocaine esterase-like; translation: MKSNEKQTLFFLVTFCVLFLGLGADPQAPEVHTKLGSLRGEYVSVKGKETGVHAFLGVPFAKPPLGASLRLAAPQPVEAWEGVRKATQQPPMCVQYRKRMVDLLGELELLVDDLPDISEDCLYLNIYTPANRAHDAKLPVMVWIHGGGFVLGSASVYDGSALASYQDVVVVLVQYRLGLLGFLSTADEHMPGNFGLLDQVEALRWVQQHIHNFGGDPDLVTIFGESAGGVSVSLLLLSPLSNGLFHHAIAESGTASMDILIDDNPLPATQVVANSSGCSLESTKSIAGCMKSLDIETIVAIGQNERVRFPLTVDGHFLKKPVAELFSKHEFLTVPFMTGVNSDEGGWLLANAFGGSNWTEGVDREHVTNMLSIFYPDPKDAIMRNIVVDEYVGNGDDRVKNREGFTELLGDLLFNIPAVKAANAHRDAGAAVYLYQYQYPPKILQKKRPSFVGSDHGDEVLAVLGFCFTTTHVKLPEPCIEEEEQFSRALMSYWGNFARKGSPNGNGLVHWPKYGAEEKYLEIDLKTQVVGQDLRKEKFVFLTQTVPEKTKQLKEDVDHFEL
- the LOC125014559 gene encoding fatty acyl-CoA hydrolase precursor, medium chain-like isoform X2, which produces MERIGEDHREKTAPEVHTKLGSLRGEYVSVKGKETGVHAFLGVPFAKPPVGASLRLAAPQPVEAWEGVRKATQQPPMCVQYRKLMVDLLGKLELLVDDLPDISEDCLYLNIYTPANRAHDAKLPVMVWIHGGGFILGSASVYDGSALAAYQDVVVVLVQYRLGLLGFLSTADEHMPGNFGLLDQVEALRWVQQHIHNFGGDPDLVTIFGESAGGVSVSLLLLSPLSNGLFHHAIAESGTASMDILIDGNPLPATQMVANSSDCSLESTKSIADCMKNLDIETIVAVGQDERARFPITVDGHFLKKPVAELFSKHELLTVPFMTGVNSDEGGWLLANAFGPPNWTEGVDREHVTNMLSIFYPDPKDAIMRNIVVDEYVGNGDDRVKNREGLTELLGDLLFNIPAVKAANAHRDAGAAVYLYHYKYPPKILQKKRPSFVGSDHADEILAVLGFCFTTTHVKLPEPCLEEEEQFSRALMSYWGNFARKGSPNGNGLVHWPKYGAEEKYLEIDLKAQVVGQDLRKEKFVFLTQTVPEKTKQLKEDVDHSEL
- the LOC125014559 gene encoding fatty acyl-CoA hydrolase precursor, medium chain-like isoform X1; the encoded protein is MKSNEKQTLFFLVTFCVLFLGLGADPQAPEVHTKLGSLRGEYVSVKGKETGVHAFLGVPFAKPPVGASLRLAAPQPVEAWEGVRKATQQPPMCVQYRKLMVDLLGKLELLVDDLPDISEDCLYLNIYTPANRAHDAKLPVMVWIHGGGFILGSASVYDGSALAAYQDVVVVLVQYRLGLLGFLSTADEHMPGNFGLLDQVEALRWVQQHIHNFGGDPDLVTIFGESAGGVSVSLLLLSPLSNGLFHHAIAESGTASMDILIDGNPLPATQMVANSSDCSLESTKSIADCMKNLDIETIVAVGQDERARFPITVDGHFLKKPVAELFSKHELLTVPFMTGVNSDEGGWLLANAFGPPNWTEGVDREHVTNMLSIFYPDPKDAIMRNIVVDEYVGNGDDRVKNREGLTELLGDLLFNIPAVKAANAHRDAGAAVYLYHYKYPPKILQKKRPSFVGSDHADEILAVLGFCFTTTHVKLPEPCLEEEEQFSRALMSYWGNFARKGSPNGNGLVHWPKYGAEEKYLEIDLKAQVVGQDLRKEKFVFLTQTVPEKTKQLKEDVDHSEL